One genomic window of Panicum hallii strain FIL2 chromosome 6, PHallii_v3.1, whole genome shotgun sequence includes the following:
- the LOC112897340 gene encoding squamosa promoter-binding-like protein 14 codes for MEAASAGGGSGGGGGDDHLHGLKFGKKIYFEDAGASGSGSGSSGGSASGASEPPPPPSASPPRAAAGRRGRGAAGGAAGSSAPPRCQVEGCNVDLTGAKTYHCRHKVCAMHSKAPLVVVNGIEQRFCQQCSRFHQLHEFDQQKRSCRRRLTGHNERRRRPPAGPLASRYGRLAASLGGEPGRFRSFLLDFSYPRVPSSMRDGWQAVRPGERVPGSIQWQASLDPHHHSATAGYGAHSYGSQGSSSSGPPVFPGPELPPGGCLAGVPADSSCALSLLSTQPWDTTQSAGHSRTASMPATAGFDGNPVAPSLMASSYIAPSPWTGSRGHAGGRNVTPQLPPEVPLDEVHSGSSSHHGQFSGELELALQGNRPAPAPRIDQGSTSTFDQASNTSDWSL; via the exons CgccagcggcagcggcagcggcagcagcggtGGCAGTGCCAGCGGCGCGAGCGAgcctccgccaccgccgtccgcctcgccgcccaGGGCGGCCGCcggcaggagggggaggggcgcggccggcggggccgCCGGCTCGTCGGCGCCCCCGCGGTGCCAGGTGGAGGGGTGCAACGTGGATCTGACCGGCGCCAAGACCTACCACTGCCGTCACAAGGTGTGCGCCATGCACTCCAAGGCTCCCCTCGTCGTCGTCAACGGCATCGAGCAGCGCTTCTGCCAGCAGTGCAGCAG GTTCCACCAGTTGCATGAATTTGATCAACAAAAACGCAGCTGCCGCAGACGCCTTACGGGCCACAATGAACGCCGGAGGAGGCCGCCTGCTGGACCTCTTGCATCACGCTATGGTCGCCTTGCTGCATCCTTGGGCG GAGAGCCTGGCAGGTTCAGAAGCTTTCTGTTGGATTTCTCATACCCAAGGGTTCCAAGCAGCATGAGGGATGGGTGGCAGGCGGTTCGTCCTGGGGAAAGGGTGCCTGGTAGTATCCAGTGGCAAGCAAGCTTAGATCCTCATCATCACAGTGCAACCGCAGGATATGGTGCCCACTCATATGGCAGCCAGGGTAGCTCCTCATCAGGGCCACCGGTGTTCCCCGGTCCGGAGCTCCCTCCGGGTGGATGTCTTGCAGGAGTCCCCGCCGACTCTAGCTGTGCTCTCTCTCTTCTGTCAACTCAGCCATGGGATACTACCCAAAGCGCTGGCCACAGCCGTACTGCGTCAATGCCTGCAACAGCGGGCTTTGATGGCAACCCTGTGGCACCCTCCCTCATGGCGAGTAGCTACATTGCGCCAAGCCCCTGGACTGGCTCTCGGGGCCATGCAGGCGGGCGCAACGTGACACCTCAGTTGCCACCTGAAGTCCCCCTCGATGAGGTGCATTCTGGCTCTAGCAGCCATCATGGCCAGTTCTCAGGTGAGCTCGAGCTTGCCCTGCAGGGAAACAGGCCAGCACCAGCGCCGCGCATCGATCAGGGCTCCACAAGCACGTTCGACCAGGCCAGCAACACATCGGACTGGTCGCTCTAG